The following are encoded together in the Acidobacteriota bacterium genome:
- a CDS encoding universal stress protein — MYKTIYVPVDNSDYSNQAIASAVELGRKFDSTMVGCHVYAASMHDYRFKQMEYTLPDEYLEETELDRQRKIHDSLITMGLELISESYLEPMKAVCDDAGLEFEPKMMDGKHHVEIVRDIRDSGYDLTVLGVMGIGRVRDTQIGSVCERVARTADRDVLVIKRLPAKAGATNGNGNGNGHQAEAEADGRDTILVGVDGSPQSFGALMTAIDLAKTFGKKVEAISVYDPYLHYSVFKGVVNVLTERAAKIFRFEEQNQLHEEIIDTGLAQIYQSHLDVAETMATEVGVELTKTLLDGKAFQKVLDHARKIDPWMLVIGRVGVHSDESETGLGSNAENLLRACPCDLLLTTRLEHPELDVKAEESIRWTPEAEERFKRVPEQVRGIARTALYRLAVEQGHSVISSDVLDEAMDRYMPKYTARETEALAEKIALQLARSRPTFICRKCGVTSAEPNPVRCGVCGSESFEQITEEMLERIAEMEGGLEVETTYDGRKLKWTADARLALKTIEDAYRRRRAKARIEKKARMSKLPTVTFELARVMIEDETGEPVTIEAREQATEANGNGAAETSADERKLIARDDDRVPLLSNHEWTAEAVERILRVPAGFMRDRTQERVELVAREKHVSRIGIKTVEEGIELGRELMEQMIAAYEIGQGDGTQASAVAEAETRAATAAGRCPFSALAEAGASEAQVEAAKDAKAGNYLNEVGLMSALDEKRKAGEPEA, encoded by the coding sequence ATGTACAAGACGATCTACGTCCCCGTCGACAACTCGGACTACTCGAACCAGGCGATCGCCTCGGCGGTCGAGCTGGGCCGCAAGTTCGACTCCACGATGGTCGGCTGCCACGTCTACGCGGCCAGCATGCACGACTACCGGTTCAAGCAGATGGAGTACACCCTGCCGGACGAGTACCTGGAGGAGACGGAACTCGACCGCCAGCGGAAGATCCACGACTCGCTCATCACGATGGGCCTGGAGCTCATCTCCGAGAGCTACCTGGAGCCGATGAAGGCGGTCTGCGACGACGCCGGCCTCGAGTTCGAGCCGAAGATGATGGACGGCAAGCACCATGTCGAGATCGTGCGCGACATCCGCGACTCCGGCTACGACCTGACCGTGCTCGGAGTGATGGGCATCGGCCGCGTCCGCGACACGCAGATCGGCTCGGTGTGCGAGCGCGTCGCCCGCACCGCCGACCGGGACGTGCTGGTCATCAAGCGTTTGCCGGCGAAGGCCGGGGCGACGAACGGGAACGGGAACGGGAACGGCCACCAGGCGGAGGCCGAGGCCGACGGCCGCGACACGATCCTGGTCGGCGTCGACGGCTCGCCCCAGTCCTTCGGAGCGCTGATGACGGCGATCGACCTGGCGAAGACCTTCGGCAAGAAGGTCGAGGCGATCTCGGTCTACGACCCCTATCTCCACTACTCGGTGTTCAAGGGCGTCGTCAACGTGCTGACCGAGCGCGCGGCGAAGATCTTCCGCTTCGAGGAGCAGAACCAGCTCCACGAGGAGATCATCGACACCGGTCTGGCGCAGATCTACCAGTCCCACCTGGATGTCGCCGAGACGATGGCGACCGAGGTCGGCGTCGAGTTGACGAAGACGCTCCTCGACGGCAAGGCGTTCCAGAAGGTCCTCGACCACGCCCGGAAGATCGATCCCTGGATGCTGGTCATCGGCCGGGTCGGCGTCCACAGTGACGAGAGCGAGACCGGCCTCGGCAGCAACGCCGAGAACCTGCTCCGCGCCTGCCCCTGCGACCTGCTCCTGACCACTCGCCTGGAGCACCCGGAACTCGACGTCAAGGCCGAGGAGAGCATCCGCTGGACCCCCGAAGCCGAGGAGCGTTTCAAGCGGGTTCCCGAGCAGGTGCGCGGCATCGCCCGCACCGCCCTCTACAGGCTGGCGGTCGAGCAGGGACACAGCGTCATCTCAAGCGACGTCCTCGACGAAGCGATGGACCGCTACATGCCGAAGTACACCGCCCGCGAGACGGAGGCCCTGGCCGAGAAGATCGCCCTGCAACTCGCGCGCAGCCGGCCCACCTTCATCTGCCGCAAGTGCGGCGTCACCTCGGCCGAGCCGAATCCCGTCCGCTGCGGCGTCTGCGGCAGTGAGTCCTTCGAGCAGATCACCGAAGAGATGCTGGAACGGATCGCCGAAATGGAAGGCGGTCTCGAGGTCGAGACCACCTACGACGGCCGCAAGCTGAAGTGGACCGCCGACGCGCGCCTGGCGCTCAAGACGATCGAGGACGCCTACCGCCGCCGCCGCGCCAAGGCCCGGATCGAGAAGAAGGCGCGGATGAGCAAGCTGCCGACCGTCACCTTCGAACTCGCCCGCGTGATGATCGAGGACGAGACCGGCGAGCCGGTGACGATCGAGGCCCGTGAGCAGGCGACCGAGGCCAACGGCAACGGCGCCGCCGAGACGTCGGCCGACGAACGCAAGCTGATCGCGCGCGACGACGACCGCGTGCCGCTGCTCTCGAACCACGAGTGGACAGCCGAAGCGGTCGAACGCATTCTTCGGGTTCCTGCCGGCTTCATGCGGGACCGGACCCAGGAGCGCGTCGAACTGGTGGCCCGCGAAAAGCACGTCTCCCGGATCGGCATCAAGACGGTCGAGGAGGGCATCGAGCTCGGCCGCGAGCTGATGGAGCAGATGATCGCGGCCTACGAGATCGGCCAGGGCGATGGAACCCAGGCAAGCGCGGTGGCCGAGGCGGAAACCAGGGCCGCGACCGCGGCCGGCAGATGCCCCTTCTCCGCTCTCGCCGAAGCCGGCGCAAGCGAAGCCCAGGTCGAGGCGGCCAAGGACGCGAAGGCCGGGAACTACCTGAACGAGGTCGGCCTGATGTCGGCCCTCGACGAGAAGCGCAAGGCCGGCGAACCGGAAGCCTGA
- a CDS encoding amidohydrolase family protein translates to MGRPRDIGVVDLFLDIPAGGAGMGMEAVRRLSRDRGTEDFSHHPAQYLFKDAGRRMDRPWTAADVVAMMDAFGVRIAQIGVSGQNPEPALKVFEEFPGRFFGAVGVDPNAGMDGVRALEATVNLHPAIRAASAAPCLAYPQVPIDDKRFYPIYAKCVELDIPINMLVGVPGPRVPYKCQHPGLLDEVAWFFPELRVVMRHGGDPWTDLCVKLMLKWPNLYYSTSAWAPKHYPRNVIEFANKRGPNKFMYAGYFPGLSYERIFTEMDDLPLRDHVWPKFLRENAAEVFKLDDLLGQTAG, encoded by the coding sequence ATGGGCAGACCAAGGGACATCGGCGTCGTGGACCTGTTCCTCGACATCCCGGCCGGCGGCGCCGGCATGGGCATGGAGGCAGTGCGCCGGCTCAGCCGCGACCGCGGGACGGAGGACTTCTCCCACCATCCGGCCCAGTACCTGTTCAAGGATGCGGGACGGCGCATGGACAGGCCCTGGACGGCAGCCGACGTCGTTGCGATGATGGACGCGTTCGGCGTCCGGATCGCCCAGATCGGCGTCAGCGGCCAGAACCCGGAACCGGCGCTCAAGGTGTTCGAAGAGTTCCCCGGGCGTTTCTTCGGCGCCGTCGGCGTCGATCCGAACGCCGGCATGGACGGCGTCCGCGCGCTAGAGGCGACTGTCAACCTCCACCCCGCCATCCGCGCCGCGTCGGCCGCGCCGTGCCTGGCCTACCCCCAGGTGCCGATCGACGACAAGCGCTTCTACCCGATCTACGCCAAGTGCGTCGAACTCGACATCCCGATCAACATGCTGGTCGGGGTGCCGGGGCCGCGAGTCCCCTACAAGTGCCAGCATCCCGGTCTGCTCGACGAAGTCGCCTGGTTCTTCCCCGAACTCCGGGTCGTCATGCGGCACGGCGGCGATCCCTGGACCGACCTCTGCGTCAAGCTGATGCTCAAGTGGCCCAACCTCTACTACTCGACCTCGGCCTGGGCGCCCAAGCACTACCCCCGCAACGTGATCGAGTTCGCGAACAAGCGGGGACCGAACAAGTTCATGTACGCGGGCTACTTCCCCGGCCTCTCCTACGAGCGCATCTTCACGGAGATGGACGACCTGCCGCTGCGGGACCACGTCTGGCCGAAGTTCCTGCGCGAGAACGCGGCAGAGGTCTTCAAGCTGGACGACCTGCTGGGGCAGACCGCCGGTTAG
- a CDS encoding MFS transporter, producing the protein MTWTPPANAPFHGWKIIFVSFLALFVSIGFGFYSFSAFFVALTSEFGGGRTGVGIGVAVFGMTNGLVAPFLGHALDQGHAKRIMTAGTWLLALGLLLTATVQNLIQFYLVLGTFLALGAALIGGVTASTLVANWYVRQRAMALGIATMGISLSGVVMAPVATRLIDLIGWRGTFVLYGALTLLFVLPAVRRWVIDRPEDIGLHPDGAATSLAGEWTAAPAAGEGPVGVEPVTPLPTADGAPPRRPRLEWTQPLANRNFWVIVLVVSMCFCANSAILTHIIAHATDLGFPPVDAAFCLSTIAAMGVLGKVVFGWISDRLSSRGAVWLAVSLMGSGAGGLLGAESYPAVLGAVAVFGLGMGGIMPLWGTLIGACFGRRSFGRVMGLMSPMLLPIQVLGVPFAGYVYDRFHSYDLAFTTFVGLYAFSMVTLLLLRVPAREPSGSAASPTGLTTAAAPPTE; encoded by the coding sequence ATGACGTGGACGCCACCGGCCAACGCTCCCTTCCACGGCTGGAAGATCATCTTCGTTTCCTTCCTGGCGCTCTTCGTCTCCATCGGGTTCGGTTTCTACTCGTTCAGCGCCTTCTTCGTCGCCCTGACCTCCGAGTTCGGCGGCGGCAGGACCGGTGTCGGCATCGGCGTGGCCGTCTTTGGCATGACGAATGGCCTGGTGGCGCCGTTCCTGGGCCACGCCCTGGACCAGGGCCACGCGAAACGGATCATGACCGCAGGCACCTGGCTGCTGGCCCTGGGCCTGCTGTTGACCGCGACGGTCCAGAATCTGATCCAGTTCTACCTCGTCCTCGGCACCTTCCTGGCCCTGGGAGCGGCGCTGATCGGTGGCGTGACCGCCTCCACCCTGGTCGCCAACTGGTACGTCCGCCAGCGCGCCATGGCTCTCGGCATCGCCACGATGGGCATCTCGCTCTCGGGCGTCGTCATGGCACCCGTGGCGACACGGCTGATCGACCTGATCGGCTGGCGCGGTACGTTCGTGCTCTACGGCGCGCTGACGCTGCTCTTCGTCCTTCCGGCCGTCCGGCGCTGGGTGATCGACCGCCCGGAGGACATCGGCCTTCACCCCGACGGGGCAGCGACCTCCCTGGCCGGCGAGTGGACCGCGGCGCCCGCGGCCGGGGAGGGACCGGTGGGCGTGGAACCGGTAACGCCCCTGCCCACGGCCGACGGCGCTCCGCCCAGGCGCCCACGGCTGGAGTGGACGCAGCCGCTGGCGAACCGCAACTTCTGGGTCATCGTCCTCGTCGTGTCGATGTGCTTTTGCGCCAACTCCGCCATCCTCACGCACATCATCGCCCACGCGACGGACCTGGGCTTTCCGCCCGTCGACGCTGCCTTCTGCCTGTCCACGATCGCTGCCATGGGAGTACTGGGCAAGGTCGTGTTCGGCTGGATCAGCGACCGGCTCAGCAGTCGCGGCGCCGTGTGGCTGGCGGTCAGCCTGATGGGCTCCGGCGCCGGCGGTCTGCTGGGGGCCGAGAGCTATCCGGCGGTTCTCGGCGCCGTCGCCGTCTTCGGACTCGGCATGGGCGGCATCATGCCCTTGTGGGGAACGCTGATAGGAGCCTGCTTCGGCCGCCGCTCCTTTGGCCGGGTGATGGGCCTGATGAGTCCCATGCTGCTGCCGATCCAGGTACTCGGCGTCCCCTTCGCGGGCTACGTCTACGATCGTTTCCACAGCTACGACCTGGCCTTCACCACGTTCGTCGGCTTGTACGCCTTCTCCATGGTGACCCTCCTGCTTCTCCGAGTCCCCGCACGGGAGCCGAGCGGCTCCGCGGCTTCCCCTACCGGCCTGACGACCGCCGCGGCGCCGCCAACGGAGTAA
- a CDS encoding GNAT family N-acetyltransferase has product MTAYRFCRSDDVPLIVDAYERCNVGAGARPWRMTVDHMKRLGREMNLWTSSCMVAFEGSDPIGVLIAAKREPIASLVLHVAVHPDHRRRGHGRHMMTSLSQKMAILEPTLMLVELPEDDALGRRFFEACGFTRRDVLTDYTCAAEAPAGGVDPVGGVDLVADVAAAELVSQEDFEAVPELDRCWQRAPQSIRNLRDRPQGLAIATDRDFEAYLLHRGDGDADNPLPFLATPPPGTPLEVLALGGKTPVPALVRPLFAVASDHAGRSLHLPRVHPSEVPAGRLEEYGFRPGSRTIRYESDAAPA; this is encoded by the coding sequence GTGACCGCCTACCGTTTCTGCCGTTCGGACGACGTGCCCCTCATCGTCGACGCCTACGAGCGCTGCAACGTCGGCGCCGGCGCCCGGCCCTGGCGCATGACGGTGGACCACATGAAGCGCCTGGGCCGTGAGATGAACCTCTGGACCAGCAGTTGCATGGTCGCCTTCGAAGGATCCGACCCGATCGGCGTCCTCATCGCCGCGAAGCGGGAGCCGATCGCCAGCCTGGTGCTCCACGTCGCCGTCCACCCGGACCACCGCCGCCGGGGTCACGGCCGCCACATGATGACTTCGCTGAGCCAGAAGATGGCCATCCTCGAACCGACCCTGATGCTCGTCGAACTACCGGAAGACGACGCCCTCGGCCGCCGCTTCTTCGAAGCCTGCGGATTCACAAGGCGGGACGTCCTGACCGATTACACCTGCGCGGCCGAGGCGCCGGCCGGCGGCGTCGACCCGGTCGGTGGCGTCGACCTGGTCGCCGATGTCGCCGCCGCCGAGCTTGTCTCGCAAGAGGACTTCGAGGCCGTCCCGGAGCTCGACCGCTGCTGGCAGCGCGCTCCTCAGAGCATCCGGAACCTCCGTGACCGGCCGCAAGGTCTTGCGATCGCCACCGATCGGGACTTCGAGGCCTACCTGCTCCACCGGGGCGACGGCGACGCGGATAATCCCCTGCCCTTCCTGGCGACCCCGCCGCCGGGGACACCGCTTGAGGTGCTCGCCCTCGGCGGCAAGACGCCCGTTCCCGCGCTGGTGCGCCCGCTATTCGCCGTCGCCTCGGACCATGCCGGGCGGTCGCTCCACCTGCCGCGGGTCCATCCGTCGGAAGTTCCTGCCGGCCGCCTCGAGGAGTACGGCTTCAGGCCCGGCTCCAGGACGATTCGCTACGAGAGCGACGCGGCTCCGGCTTGA
- a CDS encoding P-loop NTPase — protein MKSYFDLIDDGGSDIVGQVGRQRERIAEALTGVEHIVAIGSGKGGVGKSTLTMQLALAIERRGRRCAVLDADLNGPCQARLAGLENTALLPGGRGMALPRTSTGLGVVSMGSAVPESEDLDFASVARGDSHVWRATREFNLFQQLLGLVDWGRLDVLLVDLPPGAERTLQYAEVLGPGARFVLVSIPTALARGVVARSAAALRRTPNVTLGVIENMSGYSCEGCDEVRTLFDGSAGATSELGLPVLASIPFDPRLAAASDAGDPELPRGPAVRAIETAADSILNGLAERRAG, from the coding sequence ATGAAGAGCTACTTCGACCTGATCGATGACGGCGGTTCCGACATCGTCGGCCAGGTCGGCCGGCAGCGGGAACGCATCGCCGAGGCCCTGACCGGCGTCGAACACATCGTCGCCATCGGCTCCGGCAAGGGAGGCGTCGGCAAGAGCACCCTGACCATGCAACTGGCCCTGGCAATAGAGCGCCGCGGCCGCCGCTGCGCCGTGCTCGACGCCGATCTGAACGGCCCTTGCCAGGCGCGCCTCGCCGGCCTGGAGAACACGGCTCTGCTGCCGGGCGGGCGCGGCATGGCGCTGCCCCGCACCTCGACCGGACTCGGCGTCGTGTCGATGGGCTCCGCGGTGCCGGAATCGGAGGACCTGGACTTCGCCAGCGTCGCCCGCGGCGACTCCCATGTCTGGCGCGCCACCCGCGAGTTCAACCTGTTCCAACAACTGCTCGGGCTGGTCGACTGGGGGCGTCTCGACGTGCTCCTGGTCGACCTGCCGCCCGGCGCCGAGCGCACGCTCCAGTACGCCGAGGTCCTCGGACCGGGGGCCCGCTTCGTCCTCGTCTCCATCCCGACCGCATTGGCAAGAGGCGTCGTGGCGCGGTCGGCCGCCGCTCTGCGGCGAACCCCAAACGTGACTCTCGGCGTGATCGAGAACATGAGCGGCTACTCCTGCGAAGGCTGCGACGAGGTCAGGACCCTGTTCGACGGCTCTGCCGGCGCGACATCAGAGCTTGGACTCCCGGTGCTCGCTTCGATACCGTTCGATCCGCGATTGGCCGCGGCCTCCGATGCCGGCGACCCGGAGCTGCCGCGGGGGCCGGCGGTCCGCGCCATCGAGACCGCCGCCGACTCAATCCTGAACGGCCTCGCCGAGCGCCGGGCCGGCTGA
- a CDS encoding PCP reductase family protein, whose amino-acid sequence MKFLCVPCDEQMKLKHAIGPEGGSVALVYACPACSAEMAMMTNPHETQVVGSLGVKIGTTEDPETAAAASKCPFTGMLADMGVPMTGTRAGENASPVESGNGGPEGIPWTAEARERLANIPDIVRASAVAGIEKFAEDHGYEEVDAAVLERARSFFGIA is encoded by the coding sequence ATGAAGTTCCTCTGCGTACCCTGCGACGAGCAGATGAAGCTCAAGCACGCGATCGGCCCCGAGGGCGGCTCGGTCGCACTGGTCTACGCCTGCCCCGCCTGCTCAGCCGAGATGGCGATGATGACGAACCCACACGAGACTCAGGTGGTCGGCTCGCTCGGCGTGAAGATCGGCACAACGGAAGATCCCGAGACGGCCGCGGCCGCGTCGAAGTGCCCGTTCACCGGCATGCTGGCCGACATGGGCGTTCCGATGACCGGGACACGGGCCGGGGAGAACGCCAGCCCGGTCGAGAGCGGCAACGGCGGCCCGGAGGGCATTCCATGGACCGCCGAGGCCCGCGAGCGGCTCGCCAACATTCCGGACATCGTCCGCGCCTCGGCGGTCGCGGGTATCGAGAAGTTCGCCGAGGACCACGGCTACGAAGAGGTGGACGCCGCCGTCCTGGAACGCGCCCGCTCGTTCTTCGGCATCGCCTGA
- a CDS encoding radical SAM protein, protein MTVSPLERQPSVNPAAFARPYVISWNLTYRCNLACEHCYLDAGGKPLVQTANFADRSELSTDECRKVIDDICEFAPEALVILTGGEPLLRRDILEIVRYAAERDLWVVVGSNGVRITENLARILAGEGVRGLALSLDALDAEVHDGFRRVRGAWQNTVDGAGHLATAGLPFIIQTTAGAHNRGQLEEIAEFAYSELAARVWNLYFLVPTGRGQFVSDLSPADYDDVLAALTSIQRNYRGRMVVNAKCAPHYVRQLLAADPDSPFLKAYDGGAGGCPAGTHYMGIRPNGDVTPCPYLPVFGGNLKRSTLSELWNDSDLFQSIRRRNDLGGRCGSCELSTVCGGCRARAFGMTGDLMAEDPLCTHEPGSFTADQLQAFGDRTGLASLARYGEDSSTSIAWEPEAEARMKRVPAFVRGMVVRSVESHCRKNGISTVTVDELESIRARMPTPKVFGSRPS, encoded by the coding sequence ATGACGGTGTCACCCCTGGAGCGGCAGCCGAGCGTGAATCCGGCCGCCTTCGCGCGTCCGTACGTCATCTCCTGGAACCTGACCTACCGCTGCAACCTGGCCTGCGAGCACTGCTACCTCGACGCCGGCGGCAAGCCTCTGGTCCAGACCGCGAACTTCGCCGACCGCTCGGAGCTCTCGACCGACGAGTGCCGCAAGGTGATCGACGACATCTGCGAGTTCGCTCCCGAAGCCCTGGTCATCCTCACCGGCGGCGAGCCGCTGCTGCGCCGGGACATCCTGGAGATCGTGCGCTACGCGGCAGAGCGCGACCTCTGGGTCGTCGTCGGCAGCAACGGCGTGCGCATCACCGAGAACCTGGCCCGGATTCTCGCCGGCGAGGGAGTCCGCGGTCTCGCCCTGTCGCTAGACGCCCTCGACGCCGAGGTCCACGACGGCTTCCGGCGGGTTCGCGGCGCCTGGCAGAACACGGTCGACGGCGCCGGGCACCTGGCCACGGCGGGGTTGCCCTTCATCATCCAGACGACGGCCGGGGCGCACAACCGGGGTCAACTCGAGGAGATCGCCGAGTTCGCCTACAGCGAACTGGCGGCCCGGGTCTGGAACCTGTACTTCCTGGTTCCGACCGGCCGCGGCCAGTTCGTCTCGGACCTGTCACCGGCCGACTACGACGACGTGCTGGCCGCCCTGACGTCCATCCAGCGCAACTACCGCGGGCGCATGGTCGTCAACGCGAAGTGCGCGCCCCACTACGTCCGCCAGTTGCTCGCAGCGGACCCGGACTCGCCCTTCCTCAAGGCGTACGACGGCGGCGCCGGCGGCTGCCCGGCCGGAACCCACTACATGGGAATCCGACCCAACGGCGACGTCACGCCCTGCCCCTACCTGCCGGTGTTCGGCGGCAACCTCAAACGGTCGACGCTCTCGGAGCTGTGGAACGACTCCGACCTCTTCCAGTCGATCCGGCGCCGCAACGATCTCGGCGGCCGCTGCGGCTCCTGCGAACTGTCGACGGTCTGCGGCGGCTGCCGGGCGCGGGCCTTCGGAATGACCGGCGACCTGATGGCGGAGGATCCGCTCTGCACCCACGAGCCCGGCTCGTTCACCGCGGATCAACTGCAGGCGTTCGGCGACCGCACGGGGCTGGCCTCTCTCGCGCGCTACGGCGAAGACAGTTCGACCAGTATCGCCTGGGAGCCCGAAGCCGAGGCTCGCATGAAGCGGGTGCCGGCCTTCGTCCGCGGCATGGTCGTGCGCTCGGTCGAGTCCCACTGCCGCAAGAACGGGATCTCGACCGTGACCGTCGACGAACTCGAGTCGATCCGCGCCCGGATGCCGACGCCAAAGGTCTTCGGCAGCCGCCCTTCCTGA
- a CDS encoding SUMF1/EgtB/PvdO family nonheme iron enzyme, whose product MASSSNPLPRSYAHVPRTILWLVPGGEVPIDGRTVTVQPFYLSKWPVTNEQFEAFDPDHRRSPLSSGDRDLAVGISWNQADAYCRWYAEVSRKPMRLPTRAEWLYACLGHSTPDDQPPWTATPEAIDRHCWHAGNSDGRVQHPEHRQANDFGLHGMLGSVWEWVAEGPGDERRVLCGGSFRLLPQELHPAPIKHEAPGFASDETGFRVARSFRIRG is encoded by the coding sequence GTGGCCAGCAGCAGCAACCCGCTGCCCCGCTCCTACGCCCACGTCCCGCGCACGATCCTCTGGCTCGTGCCGGGCGGCGAGGTCCCGATCGACGGACGAACGGTGACGGTCCAGCCCTTCTACCTCAGCAAGTGGCCGGTGACGAACGAGCAGTTCGAAGCCTTCGACCCCGACCACCGGCGATCCCCCCTCTCTTCCGGTGACCGGGATCTCGCCGTCGGCATCAGTTGGAACCAGGCCGACGCCTACTGCCGCTGGTACGCCGAGGTGTCACGCAAGCCGATGAGACTGCCGACCCGAGCAGAGTGGCTCTACGCATGCCTCGGTCACTCGACCCCCGACGACCAGCCGCCCTGGACCGCCACCCCGGAGGCCATCGACCGCCACTGCTGGCACGCCGGCAACTCCGACGGCCGCGTCCAGCACCCTGAGCACCGGCAGGCGAACGACTTCGGCCTTCACGGCATGCTGGGCAGCGTCTGGGAGTGGGTCGCCGAGGGTCCTGGCGACGAACGACGAGTCCTTTGTGGGGGTTCGTTCCGGCTCCTGCCACAAGAACTCCACCCCGCCCCGATAAAGCACGAAGCACCCGGTTTCGCATCCGACGAAACAGGCTTCCGGGTCGCCCGCTCTTTCCGCATCCGAGGCTAG
- a CDS encoding D-glycerate dehydrogenase has protein sequence MKVLVTRPIPEPAVERLRAEPGIETWMLEENVALDRATLLDAAADADVILALLTERMDAKLFDRASNLRMVANMAVGFDNVDTEAAEARGIWVTNTPGVLDGATADLAIALLLAAARRLPEAERFLRAGRYRRWGPMLLTGQEVHGRTLGILGMGRIGEAVARRARLGFEMEVLYWDERGRPELERELGARRTDLNELLGAADFVSIHLPLTDGTPGLIGRDELARMKPTAVLVNTARGPIVDEAALAEALRSGTIWAAGLDVFEREPEVHPDLLDLDNAVLLPHIASASIPTRLAMAQLAVDNVLALHRGEDPPTPVVRGTR, from the coding sequence ATGAAGGTACTCGTCACACGGCCGATTCCGGAGCCGGCGGTCGAGCGGTTGCGGGCGGAACCGGGGATCGAGACGTGGATGCTCGAGGAGAACGTGGCTCTGGACCGCGCGACGCTGCTCGACGCAGCCGCCGACGCCGACGTGATTCTGGCCCTGCTCACGGAGCGGATGGACGCGAAGCTCTTCGACCGGGCGAGCAACCTGCGCATGGTCGCGAACATGGCGGTCGGCTTCGACAACGTCGACACCGAGGCGGCGGAGGCCCGCGGCATCTGGGTCACGAACACGCCGGGCGTGCTCGACGGCGCCACCGCCGACCTGGCGATCGCGCTGCTGCTCGCGGCGGCTCGTCGATTGCCGGAGGCCGAGCGTTTTCTGCGTGCCGGCCGCTACCGGCGCTGGGGGCCGATGCTGCTCACCGGGCAGGAGGTTCACGGCCGGACGCTCGGCATCCTCGGAATGGGTCGCATCGGCGAGGCGGTGGCCCGCCGCGCGCGCCTCGGGTTTGAGATGGAGGTCCTGTACTGGGACGAACGGGGCCGGCCGGAGCTCGAGCGCGAGCTCGGCGCGCGGCGTACCGACCTGAACGAGTTGCTCGGCGCCGCCGACTTCGTCTCCATCCACCTGCCGCTGACCGACGGGACGCCCGGCCTGATCGGCCGGGACGAACTCGCCCGGATGAAACCGACCGCGGTGCTCGTGAACACGGCCCGCGGGCCGATCGTCGACGAAGCCGCGCTGGCGGAGGCACTCCGCTCGGGCACGATCTGGGCCGCCGGTCTGGACGTCTTCGAACGCGAACCGGAGGTCCATCCGGACCTTCTCGACCTCGACAACGCGGTCCTGTTGCCTCACATCGCCAGCGCCTCGATCCCGACCCGCCTGGCCATGGCCCAGCTTGCCGTGGACAACGTCCTCGCTCTGCACCGCGGCGAAGACCCGCCGACGCCGGTCGTCCGCGGTACGCGCTGA